The Sphingomonas sp. LY54 genome includes a region encoding these proteins:
- a CDS encoding thioesterase family protein, whose amino-acid sequence MSREALKGREHYRVWREIGTRWSDNDAYGHVNNVVYYSWFDTVVNAWLIEQGLLDVAAGDPIGLVVETGCRYARSLAYPESVDVGLAVERIGSSSVSYALGVFAKNENEAAAEGRFVHVYVDRTIRRPVALPDDWKNIFKTISC is encoded by the coding sequence GTGAGCCGCGAGGCGCTGAAGGGCCGCGAGCATTACAGGGTCTGGCGCGAGATCGGGACGCGCTGGTCGGACAACGACGCCTACGGCCACGTCAACAATGTCGTCTATTACAGCTGGTTCGATACCGTGGTGAACGCCTGGCTGATCGAGCAGGGGCTGCTCGATGTCGCCGCCGGAGATCCGATCGGCCTCGTCGTGGAAACCGGCTGCCGCTACGCCCGTTCGCTCGCTTATCCAGAGTCGGTGGATGTGGGCCTCGCGGTCGAGCGCATCGGCAGTTCCAGCGTTTCCTATGCGTTGGGCGTCTTTGCTAAGAATGAAAATGAAGCGGCTGCCGAGGGACGCTTCGTCCACGTCTATGTCGATCGCACCATCCGCCGGCCGGTGGCGCTACCGGACGACTGGAAAAACATATTTAAAACAATATCCTGCTAG